Within the Malus sylvestris chromosome 4, drMalSylv7.2, whole genome shotgun sequence genome, the region GCAACCTGTCCAGAGTCTCGATTTGACTGGAGCAACTCATATTACGCTTGCTTGGTGATATATCCTGGCTACCTACACCTCCTTTTGACGCGTCCCTCAACTTATGGTGATCCTTTGAGTCTTGTTGCTTCAGACGTTTTGCTCGTAATTTATTCAATGCATCATCCATAGTGGCTGACTTGTCAGCAGCCCTGGCTGATGAGCGTACACCGCGAGAGaatggaagaggatcctctttcCTTGATTGTGTAGATATAGCATTGCCTCTTTTTTATCTCAACTTTTCCATGAAATCCTTGCCGCCTTTCTTCTCTGCTCTACTTGTCAAAATCATCTCTCTTTCAAGTTCACTCATTGCTGCAAGCCGTTTCCTGTCAGCATCATTCTTGTAAAGATCGGGGCCAATATCAGATTCATCACTACTTTCACCCTCATGATCAGAACCATCATCACTAGAATCATGTTCTTTGTCACTGCCCCTTTCAGTAGGTTCAAACCTCTTCTTCAGAGGTACTTGAGAGGGCTTCTTGCTTCCAtgatcatcatcttcatccatGGAGTTACTTCCATCATCAGAATAGGAACCTCCATGTTGCTTTCTAGAAGATGGAAGCCGGTACTGCTTTTTCCCAGCTGAACTAGTTCTTCCTGCTGCCTCAAGGAGGTCACTTTCCAATTCTAAGTCTGACATCCCCGTTGTCGGTGTCTCTGCTACAGATGTCTCTCCTCAATTGGTTGTAAGAGCGACTAGCTCGGCCACAAGAAGAAAGATTAGCATATACTTGGGAGATGTTTCACTAATATAACATAAGAACATGAAAACAAACTGCCAAATAAGAATCGTATTCGAGTTACAATTGATGATGGTAATCTATGCCCGTCTAGGAAAACCAACTTATCGCAGTATTAGAGTGGCACGCAGAATCTTTCTCAAAGTCTATGATAGCAATGCAAGTGAAGTTGACATCACACTGAAAGAAGATATTCAATAAAAGTATCGTGCACATAAATACAAATCCTTGATTCTTTCATTTAAGAAATGGTCATAACAATGCCGTTACACAAACAATTTAAAACATCGTAGCAATTCCATAATTTGCACTTTAAGGATAGATCTTACCAGTTTAAGCATTAATCAAAAACTCATACGCACACTGTATATACGTGCACAAGCGCGTGCACGCACACCATAAGAAAGAGAGGTAGAAAGCAGGTTAACAATGCAACCGTTATCTCACTACGTGGTTAATCAGAACAAAAATCTTTATGAGACTAACCTAGACTTTCTCAGAAAAGAGCAATACGCAGTTTATCGAATACATTCTACATGCTCTTTTCTCTCATAATTTATTAACAAAATCGTCCCACAAATCCCACCTCATTCAACTGATAAGGAAAGTGGCAAACATGACAAACAGTTACTAGTTTCTACTTCGAGATTAATTCACTTTCCACATAATTTACTCTCTTCGAGGATTCCAAATCTGAATGGCCCTTCAATATATACTAAAGTCAAGGTTTTCAGACATGCTAATCAAAATGCCACCTAAGTTGCTAGCAAAAACAGTTTTCTCAGTTCGCCTAACGAATATTACAAAGACAACATCAGaaggagaaaacaaaatcaACATCGATAATTGCATGGTTGTAAAAACAaattgcaaaaataaaaataaaaatcttttcTCGGACAAGAAATCGGGGAAATTACAAAGGTAGCCAACTTTAAAACTTGTTGAACACTTTTAGCCAACTTATGCATTCATGCTCTTCTCTCATAAGTTATTAAACAATCGTCCACGAATTCTACCTCATTCAACTGATAAGGAAATAGACAAACAAGACTTTCCAAATGCTTACAGAAGTCAAGACTACCCAAAGTATAATCACAATTCCATCTAAATTTCTAGCACTAACAGTTTCCGAAATCCACCTACTAACATTACAGAGAGAAATTTTAGCCACCTCTTTCGGATTTTAGAACTTTAACCACTCGAAGGGGTTTCGTGCACTCGAGGGCACCCGAAGGGAATGCCTATATTTCTAAATCTTCAgcaaacaaaaaagagaggatAAAAGTTCTCAATTTGTTTGCAAAACAGGTTAGCTTTCCAAATTTCTCAAGACATTGATATCACTCAAGGTAGGAAGAAAAAACAGAGAAAATAAACCAGATTTTTATGCACAAAACCACAACATAAAACGAGAATTGCATGCAGGGGTTAAAAATCTACAACCCTTGATTCCAGCACAGTACAAGAACTAAAAACCCACATTAACCCTTGTTTTTGTTTGCTGACAAAATTAAAGGGAAGGAAAAAGATGCTACCTTTATGATCAGAGGGGGCTGAGAATCGGAGAACAAAATTCCTGAGAAACCAAACAAATTTGGGTTCAGCAGCAGCAAACGGGCAGGACTAAGTAGGGCACATCACGGCATGTTTCATGTTTGGCAGCCAAGAAAGTGCGGGAAAGTGGTGAGAAAGTGATGCCTTCGTGTAGCGGTTCTGTGCGTGCATTCTCCTCCAGGCGGCACGTACGAAGTTGCACCACTCTGCGTAGGGGAAAAACAGTGTAATCTGCagcataaaataataaattaaagggCTGTTTGGTGTGGCCCTACACAATCTACTAAAGtactaattaaatattaactTGAGACAAACCAAAAGTTAGAATCTTGGGCCCTTAGCCCATCCCATGAAACCTTATTTAATGGGCATGTGCTTTTGAACCCATTATTTAATTGGGCTTTTTGCTGAAATAACCATTTTCGAATTTTGGTTGCTGAAATATTCCGTTTTTGGCATGTCATCGTTATTTCTTCATTTTGTCGTTGATATGTGAGCCATATGTTATTAACATttgattttgatcattttaaCAACTAAATGCAAAATAGAATCATTTTAGCTAATtgtcttgttaatttttgtactttgatctttttcaattcatctgatccgacggttGAAAATTAGAAGGATGTGTGATATAGGGTATGTGATATACACACACCTATAATGAAACCTTAAAAATTTaggttaatttaaaaaaaaaagccgaaaaacaaaataaaaataaataaaataattggtTTCTGACCATGTCATCGATTGTGTACCTCTTACAAAAGTATGAGACTCTTTGTATTTTAGTTTCACTCAACTAGACTCTGATCCCACTCTGTTCCAACAGCCTTACTTAagtttcttttatatatatatatattttttttatttttaacaaacgatattctaTCTTAAGATAATATAAACTAAACGATAAAAGAGCAATCCATAATAATTAGATAACAAACCCGTCATCCAAATTATTTCAACCTCAAACATGTCACTCAAATAAAGGAGAATATCACCCACCTTAGTGATAGTGAGTGCAACACCATAAATTTGAGTTGAAAGAAGACTTGATCATGTTCAAGTGCAACACAAATGAGCACAAAAGGACTACCCATAACTCTTTTTCCTCCCATACTCAGAAACTCACTTCAGTGGGCCCAGGATTTCACCACCCAATCAAACCCaccattttcacaaaaaatccCCTACATTTTAGCCACAAACTTAATCAAATCATACTTTGGCAAGGGCTTAATCAAAGAAGCGCGCCAGGTGTTCGATGAAATGCCTGAGAGAGACGTGATAGCATGGACTGCTATGATCGCCGGGTACACGTCTTGCAGTCACCACAACCACGCATGGGCGATATTTTGTGAGATGGTGAGGAATGAGATGGAACCGAATGCTTTCACTTTTTCCAGCGTGCTCAAGGCTTGCAAAGGCATGGGAGCCCTTTCGTGTGGCACATTGGTTCATGGGTTGGCTGTGAAGCGTGGAATGCAAGGCTCCATCTATGTCGAAAATGCACTCATGGACATGTATGCTACTTGTTGTGCAAGCATGGAGGATGCGTGCATTGTGTTCGATGATATTCGTGACAAGAATGATGTGTCGTGGACTACTTTGATCACTGGCTTGACTCACAGTGGTGATGGATATGGTGGGCTTCGAGTTTTCCAACAAATGTTGCTGGTAAGTGGATGCTTCATCCTTGCATTTCATTAAATGAATTGGGTTTTCGAAGTATGTAATGTACGTGAAATGTTTGAATGTATTGACAAAACAGGAGGAAGCAGAGCCGAATCCGTTTAGCTTTTCGATTGCGGTTAGAGCTTGCGCTTCGATTGGCTCACCTTCTTTTGGAAAGCAGATACATTCAGCAGTGATTAAACACGGATTCAAGTCCAACCTTCCTGTCATGAATTCGATACTGGACATGTATTGCAGGTTTGGTTGTTTGTCAGAGCCAAATCAGTGCTTCCATGAAATGAGCGAAAGAGATTTGATCACATGGAACACCTTAATTTCCGGATATGAAAGATTAGATCCTAGAGAGTCTCTGCGTATATTTTCGCTTATGGACTCAGAAGGCTTGAGTCCGAATTGCTTCACATATAGCAGTGTTATATCGGCGTGTGCTAACCTAGCAGTTTTGAACTGTGGAGAACAAGTTCATGGAGGAATTATTCGGAGAGGCATTGATAAGAATTTGGCATTGGCTAATGCACTTATCGACATGTATGCCAAGTGCGGAAGCATATCAAACTCGCACAAAATTTTTAGTGAAATGTCTGATAGAAACCTAGTCTCCTGGACGTCCATGATCATCGGATATGGGGCTCATGGATATGGAAAAGAGGCTGTTGAAATGTTTGATAAGATGGTCAAATCAGGCATAAGACCCGATCAAATAGTGTTTATGGCAGTTTTGAGTGCTTGCGGTCACGCTGGCCTCGTTGACGAAGGCTTGAGATATTTCGAATCAATGATAAGTGATTACAAAGTTACTCCAGATCAGGACATTTATGGGTGTGTGGTGGATTTGCTAGGTCGTGGCGGAAGAGTTGAGGAGGCTTATGAACTAATTGAGAGTATGCCATTTAAGCCGGATGAGTCTGTTTGGGGAGCATTTCTCGGAGCTTGTAAAGCACACGAGCTTCCACATTTGCGAAAAGTGGCTGCTCAGAAGTTATTAGAGTTGACACCAAATATGGTTGGCACGTATGTGATGCTGTCAAATATTTATGCAGCTGAAGGCGAATGGGGGGAATTCGCAAATACGAGGAAGATGATGAGAGGTATGGGGAATAAGAAAGAGGCAGGACAGAGTTGGATTGAGGTAAGAAACCGGGTTTATAGTTTTGTTGTGGGAGATAAGGTGGGTTCTCATATAAACTCGGTGTATGGAGTTTTGGAAGTTCTGATTTCGCATTTGAAAGCGGCAGAGCACATAAATGATTTAGATTGCTCTATACATGACCTAGATGATGGAACTTGAACAGAAGCTGAAGTCAAGGAGTTGAAACATGTTTCCGACAAAAACAGAAGGATATTATTTGAATGTCCAAAGATTCTAGTCAACGAATATGATACTGGACAGCCTAGGGAGGACCGGGAAGGACGCAAACCTGGTGTACAAATTATTGTGCCCAGAGTAAACGCTGGGTAGCCAAGTGTGGAGCGAATAGCTGCTGAAAGCCTAAAAGCACAAAGTCAGTTCAAGACCTTTCTTGCAAGGGGGAGACTAGCTTTGCTTATTTAAAGCCAATAGAAGCAATAGGAATTGTTAAGAAAAGGAAGAATTCATTGTTCAATAAAGTTGATAGCTTTGTGTAAGTGGAGATGTAAAATATGCAATTTCTGGTACCAATTAGTACTTCGGCTTCCATCTGAACAAAAAGAATGGAGAGTTCTTCATTGAGCTATGGCAAACCTGCAATGTTATAAGAGCAGAACGAACATTAGCAGCAATAAATctgaaagaataaaaaaacaacTTTTTAACATCTACTGTAAAGAATTGCTTCGTTATCTCACTGCAGTACAAGGTCTCTTAAAAGCAACGCTCACAAGTTTCTAAAGGTAAACGTTGCTCATCATTACATTGATTTGTTTGCAATCTCTAGCATGTTGCAGGTAAAATCAAGTCAAAGTTTTGCTGATAAATGTTATATACCAGTTCAGCTGCATTTTCCACTTGTATTGTAGCCGTGAGTAACTTTGCCTTTTGGTGATACGCCCAATCATTTCATTTGTGATGTGTTTTTCAAACACCCAGTGTTCATCCTCTTGTCCAACATCATATGCGCATGCACTGCTGCCATCCTTCACCTCTTGAAGGCTTGGAGCTAGTATCTCCATTGATTCTCTTTGCCGACGAGCTATAGTGTGTTGTCTCCGCACTTAGCTTGAATGAAAAAGCAGAATGTTGGGTGTCACCCCATGTCTTTGCAGTTCTAGGTAGAATGGAGACGTTCTTCTAACCAACTTCGGTCTGTCATACATTCAGCTACCAGAAATCATTGCAAGAGCAAGATCCCTGCTTAAAGTGGTGAAAGAGGTGCCGATCCCTCACCACTATATCACGATCAAAAGCTTTTGAGATCAACTTTGCTGCCATGTGACAATCATTACATATTCGCAAATTCTTCATTATTCGTATAGGTGATGGTGGACTGATAGCGATAAGACCAAAGGCAATTGCAAGTTTCTCACTATGCCTGGACAGAGCGGTTTCCTTCTCTTCTTCATCAATGTCAAAGGAAACCTCATTCGTATCTGGTGCGTAACCTTCCTTCTTCAATCTCTTAGCTATTTCATCCAACATAGCGTCAATCTCTTTTATTCGAGGGTGTTTCTTATCTCCTGCTAGAAATTCATGAACTACTCCGTCTGCTTCAATCATGCTACAACCCGGGGTCTTTACCACCCCATGTTGCATCATTGTTCCCCTAATCTCATGAACATCATCCCAGTTACCTTTTGAAGCACATATATTGGACAACAATACGTGGAACCCGTCATGGTCAGGCTCAAGCTCAATGAGCTTTCTTCCTATCCTCTCGCCCCTATCATGGTCTCCGTGTTTCTTACATGCCCCTAGTAAGGCACCCCAAGTAGCAACATCCGGCATCATAGGCATACTCTCAATGAGTTCCTCTGCCTCCTTGAGCATACCCGCACGTCCCAAAAGATCAACCATGCATCCGTAATGCTTAACATTGCGTTCTATCTTGTGTTCTTGGACCATGGAATCAAAATGTCGACGCCCCTCATTTACTAACCCCATGTGTCGACAAGCTCCAAGAACTCCTATAAAGGTTATCTCATTAGGTGCCACCCCacatttcttcatctctgaAAATGTTTCAAGTGACTTCTCCACCAAGCCATTCATCGCCAACCCAAGAATAAGAGCATTCCAAGAAGAAACTCCCTTTTCTGAAGTCCCCTCAAAAACCTCCAAAGCGTTTTCCACACACCCACATTTCATGTACATGTTTATAAGGGTAGTGCCCAAAAAGACATTAATCTTGAGACCATTTTTCCTTATATAAGCATGAATCCACTGGCCTAAGTCAAGGGCGGCCAATTGAGTGCAAGCTGATACAACACTCACCAAAGTGGTCTCATCGGGCCTGATTCCAAGAAGCTGCATCTCCTGAAACAATGCCAAAGTTTCTGAGAACCGGTCTTGTTGAGCATAACCTGATATCATTGCACTCCACGACACGATATCCTTCTCGGGCATGGAATCAAATAAAGTCCTAGCGTTTTCAACTAAACCACATTTCAAGTAGCCTGATATCATTGAGTTCCATGATATCTGATCCAAGTTGTAGGCTGCATTGAACAGTTTTTGCGCGGCCATTATTTCCCCACAATTCGAATACATGTGAATAAACGCATTTTGAAGATTGACATAACTTTCAGTTCCAATTTTCACTACTAATCCATGGATCAATTTCCCTGTCTGGACAGCTAACAAGTTTGCACATGCCGAAAGAACAGTGACAAGCACAACCTCATCCACCATAACTCCATTGGCAACCATTTCCAGAAACTTAGCCAAAGCCTCCTCATACATCTCATTCTGCTCATGACAAGAAATCAACGCGCTCCATGAAACCATATCTTTCTCGGGCATTTCCTCAAACAACCGGCAAGCCTCATTCACGCAACCTGTCCTGCCAAACAACACGATCATAGAATTCGAAGCAATGGTGTTCCTCTCCGGCATCTGATCATATACAAACTTCGCCTTCTCCGCATCCCCCGCCCTCACATACCCCGCCAGAATCGAATTCCAAGCCACCGAATTCAACACAGGAATTTCATCAAACAACTTGCGTGCGTCCCCCATGTTCTCACAAACAGCATACATATTGATCAACGTGTTCTGAACATAAACATCCGAATCAAAACCGGTCTTGAAAACATGACCATGTATCTGTTTTCCTTCAAAACCCGAAACCCGAATAGCGCAGGCTTGCACTAAAAGCGGGTAAGTGTAATGGTCAGGACCGGCATTCTTCTCCAGCATCAGTTTATAAAGCTTCAAAGCCTTTTGAGGACGGTTTCTCTGTACGTAAGCTCTCATCATGGTGTTCCAAATAAACCCATTTGCGTCGTCGATTCGATCGAAGATTTTCAGGGAGAAATCGGCGTGGACGAAGTGCGAGTCGGTGCAGAACTTGAGGATTCTGCTTGCGGCATATGTGTCATTGATGAAGCCGGTAAGGATCATCTGAGAGAGGATTGGATTGAATTGCTTGAGATTTCGGCATTTCGGCAAATGGGTTTCCAAGATCGAGAGATTTATGCTTGGTTTCGACATGGGTTTGGGATTCAAAGTCGATTTCGCGGCTAAAGTTAGCGGCTTTAATTTGTATAAATTCATAAGGGGAAGAAAAAAGCTTGAAGAAAGACCCTAGTGTGACAGTTCTTGGTAATACTTTCCGTCTCCTTTTCTTCA harbors:
- the LOC126617595 gene encoding pentatricopeptide repeat-containing protein At3g62890-like, which produces MNLYKLKPLTLAAKSTLNPKPMSKPSINLSILETHLPKCRNLKQFNPILSQMILTGFINDTYAASRILKFCTDSHFVHADFSLKIFDRIDDANGFIWNTMMRAYVQRNRPQKALKLYKLMLEKNAGPDHYTYPLLVQACAIRVSGFEGKQIHGHVFKTGFDSDVYVQNTLINMYAVCENMGDARKLFDEIPVLNSVAWNSILAGYVRAGDAEKAKFVYDQMPERNTIASNSMIVLFGRTGCVNEACRLFEEMPEKDMVSWSALISCHEQNEMYEEALAKFLEMVANGVMVDEVVLVTVLSACANLLAVQTGKLIHGLVVKIGTESYVNLQNAFIHMYSNCGEIMAAQKLFNAAYNLDQISWNSMISGYLKCGLVENARTLFDSMPEKDIVSWSAMISGYAQQDRFSETLALFQEMQLLGIRPDETTLVSVVSACTQLAALDLGQWIHAYIRKNGLKINVFLGTTLINMYMKCGCVENALEVFEGTSEKGVSSWNALILGLAMNGLVEKSLETFSEMKKCGVAPNEITFIGVLGACRHMGLVNEGRRHFDSMVQEHKIERNVKHYGCMVDLLGRAGMLKEAEELIESMPMMPDVATWGALLGACKKHGDHDRGERIGRKLIELEPDHDGFHVLLSNICASKGNWDDVHEIRGTMMQHGVVKTPGCSMIEADGVVHEFLAGDKKHPRIKEIDAMLDEIAKRLKKEGYAPDTNEVSFDIDEEEKETALSRHSEKLAIAFGLIAISPPSPIRIMKNLRICNDCHMAAKLISKAFDRDIVVRDRHLFHHFKQGSCSCNDFW
- the LOC126617596 gene encoding putative pentatricopeptide repeat-containing protein At1g56570; its protein translation is MSTKGLPITLFPPILRNSLQWAQDFTTQSNPPFSQKIPYILATNLIKSYFGKGLIKEARQVFDEMPERDVIAWTAMIAGYTSCSHHNHAWAIFCEMVRNEMEPNAFTFSSVLKACKGMGALSCGTLVHGLAVKRGMQGSIYVENALMDMYATCCASMEDACIVFDDIRDKNDVSWTTLITGLTHSGDGYGGLRVFQQMLLEEAEPNPFSFSIAVRACASIGSPSFGKQIHSAVIKHGFKSNLPVMNSILDMYCRFGCLSEPNQCFHEMSERDLITWNTLISGYERLDPRESLRIFSLMDSEGLSPNCFTYSSVISACANLAVLNCGEQVHGGIIRRGIDKNLALANALIDMYAKCGSISNSHKIFSEMSDRNLVSWTSMIIGYGAHGYGKEAVEMFDKMVKSGIRPDQIVFMAVLSACGHAGLVDEGLRYFESMISDYKVTPDQDIYGCVVDLLGRGGRVEEAYELIESMPFKPDESVWGAFLGACKAHELPHLRKVAAQKLLELTPNMVGTYVMLSNIYAAEGEWGEFANTRKMMRGMGNKKEAGQSWIEVRNRVYSFVVGDKVGSHINSVYGVLEVLISHLKAAEHINDLDCSIHDLDDGT